The Rhizoctonia solani chromosome 1, complete sequence sequence ggggaggaccttaaattcttcctcgccaaatactctagcaaactcatggtactggGGGGGGAGATCTGCTAGAGGGTCTAggtccgcttcttcttcgGAGGCAATCTGtacctgttcagggaatgtgactaatccctgttgccagtcaataagaggggcttctgccgttaaccatgtcatgcctagaatagccggggtgttgcctatggggcaaacaaggaaggggatagagtgggagtggccattggccaagaccgtgaggtgaacctggtgccaaatgcgaccagtctgtgaTATAGTACCGTCTAACAtcctcacaacttgtggatttttgagttgggtttttggaatttttaACTTTTCAACCacggagggggagatgaaattTGATGTTGCTCCGGAGTCTATGAGTGTTctgaggggttctgccggggaATTCTGGACATATAGATCAATAAATAATAGGGGTTTCTTATTTGAGTCTagagcaagagatacaaattcaaaactatctaCTAAGTTGTCCATTTTTGGAGTcaagggcttggcagcagtccttgacctcaatcttttcccgactcaaCGTCCTCGGCAATCTTAGCCACTTCTTTGACTGTGGCTTTCCATCCGTTGGGACATTGCTTGATTCCATGTCCCttctgaccgcacttgacacaaaggccagacgcgcggcggcaatccctttcttccggtgtgACGTAATTTGGGTCCTCTgagaggcggacccgttgggtggtagtggtggaagtagtggccacggtggccggggattTGGCGGGTGCCTTTTTGGgacggttctcctcattttcgcaacaaatgttgtcaatcttaatagaggccgcaaaaattgccttgagttcattgGGAAtactatccttggttgatagcagttccttgaccttccagtggaggccttgcgtgaactgcgcaatataggcctccttgttccagtccaattccgccatgagattgcagaactccgtgacgtactcggaggtggtggttgtTTGGGAGAGAGCCGCAATTTTTCTAGCGGCGGCTTGCTTGGCGTCGGGGTCGGCAAATGCTTCTTTGAacttggccgttaaggcctggatggtggtggggggattgcctttgcccttgatgatggccccaATAATGGGGAGAGCCCAATTGGCAGCTTTATTGGTCATATGGTATAGGATCCATACAACcatttgctcctccttgtcaaattggtccctatgtagggcaacccagagcatcattcaatcaagccactgagtggccttgcgtcccctgGTATCACCCTTATAGGGgtctgggaggtccatctttgGCCGCTTTACACTGGACCCTGCATCAAAAGGGGTGAGAGATCCTAAGTGCCgtttaggcgttccttgaggctccctTTTGGGGTGCCTtggctcttcctcctcttctgaatcaaagcctgtgccccttgatggtcggaagggggccttgagtccaggcctaatcgttgctggagtgtgggcttctcctcccgtgtgggtgggaggagtgataggcccagtcaatgggccaggctttgtttgggctccgccctggtccttgtctccaacgaggtcgttggtctccttgcataaggcggtgagctgagtgatttgcttgccttgagacttgacttggtcctggagggacccaacttgtgtggagagggcttggatagcctcaaggagagcgccaATGGacagctctg is a genomic window containing:
- a CDS encoding Retrotransposon gag protein, with the protein product MAVQHNWTRVNSMEMDSNPQLSSDCNRLATSLSIILSALSYTTVRHYFPHTVSTIPSTRSGVPHPYSRPTSRSSCRSVAANSQPPTCKSSPTPRNLPGMEPELSIGALLEAIQALSTQVGSLQDQVKSQGKQITQLTALCKETNDLVGDKDQGGAQTKPGPLTGPITPPTHTGGEAHTPATIRPGLKAPFRPSRGTGFDSEEEEEPRHPKREPQGTPKRHLGSLTPFDAGSSVKRPKMDLPDPYKGDTRGRKATQDQFDKEEQMVVWILYHMTNKAANWALPIIGAIIKGKGNPPTTIQALTAKFKEAFADPDAKQAAARKIAALSQTTTTSEYVTEFCNLMAELDWNKEAYIAQFTQGLHWKVKELLSTKDSIPNELKAIFAASIKIDNICCENEENRPKKAPAKSPATVATTSTTTTQRVRLSEDPNYVTPEERDCRRASGLCVKCGQKGHGIKQCPNGWKATVKEVAKIAEDVESGKD